From the genome of Apodemus sylvaticus chromosome 3, mApoSyl1.1, whole genome shotgun sequence, one region includes:
- the LOC127680318 gene encoding oogenesin-1-like has protein sequence MSTYNPPTLQQLALDALLRKDAIDSFDLDHLPTMRFPPLFLEAFSGRHTQILKAMVAAWPFSYLPVWGKLHVLDLRDVHQDFWDVWTGREEGIHSAEIGSEMRVAEQVPRKALRQDLKVLTDLSLCCSLNGYRTCLLQHAQQRKGSLCLRVFLESLSITHCSLSESDLKYLSQCNWICQLKHRHIKYAELSMSRFTHLQILLEKVADSLQTLELENYRKKDSQLSVVLSALSQCSQLTLVNCYDNHFSSPVLKDLLQCIANLSKMTVERYPAPLECYNDLGAVVVERFSQLYPDLMDILMAKRQLKTIFFAMAHCPHCWAQCL, from the exons ATGAGCACCTACAACCCTCCCACACTCCAGCAGCTGGCACTGGATGCTTTGCTGAGGAAAGATGCCATAGACTCCTTCGATCTGGATCACCTGCCCACTATGCGCTTCCCACCACTCTTCCTAGAGGCCTTCagtggcagacacacacagatattgaaGGCAATGGTGGCAGCGTGGCCCTTTTCCTACCTCCCTGTGTG GGGGAAGCTTCATGTGTTGGACTTGAGAGATGTGCACCAGGATTTCTGGGATGTGTGgactggaagagaggaaggaatccACTCAGCAGAGATTGGAAGTGAGATGCGAGTAGCAGAGCAGGTTCCTAGAAAAGCACTGAGGCAGGATTTGAAGGTGCTCACTGACCTgagcctctgctgctctctgaatGGATACCGAACATGCTTGCTGCAGCACGCCCAGCAGAGAAAAGGCTCTTT atgccTGAGGGTCTTCCTGGAGTCCTTGTCTATCACGCACTGCAGTCTCTCAGAGTCAGACTTGAAATACTTGTCACAATGCAACTGGATTTGTCAACTAAAACACCGGCACATCAAATATGCAGAGTTATCCATGTCAAGATTCACACATCTCCAAATTCTCCTAGAGAAAGTAGCAGACTCTCTGCAGACCCTGGAGTTGGAGAACTACAGGAAGAAGGACTCTCAGCTCAGTGTAGTGCTGTCTGCCCTGAGCCAGTGCTCCCAGCTCACCTTGGTCAATTGCTATGACAACCACTTCTCCAGTCCTGTATTGAAGGACCTTCTGCAGTGCATAGCCAATCTAAGCAAGATGACTGTTGAGCGGTACCCTGCCCCTCTAGAGTGCTATAATGACTTGGGTGCTGTTGTGGTGGAGAGATTTTCCCAACTGTATCCTGACCTCATGGATATACTCATGGCCAAAAGGCAGCTCAAGACAATCTTCTTTGCTATGGCCCACTGCCCTCATTGTTGGGCGCAGTGTCTATga